A part of Paenibacillus sp. sptzw28 genomic DNA contains:
- a CDS encoding carbohydrate ABC transporter permease: MAAIETSLNEDTSTAIQLRRGKTRFERKISLFGMIFALPWILGLILFNVYPLFMSAYYSFTSYSILEKGSWVGLQNYQTLFKDEVFWISIYNTLYFTFIYVPLSIVFGVSLALLLNMKIRGQGFYRTLFFIPSLVPPVATTIIWMWLLNPQYGLVNYWLGELGISGPAWIGSEAWSKPSLILMSLWGTGQAVVIYLAGLQDIPQDYYDASHVDGANTWQRVRHITLPLLTPVIFFNLIMGTIGALQNFVLPFTLTNGQGTPANSMMFYVMYLYTNGFSYLKMGYASAMAWILFLLVVVLTAVIFLSQKRWVHYQGKE, from the coding sequence GTGGCTGCAATCGAAACGTCCTTAAACGAGGATACGTCAACCGCAATCCAGCTGCGGCGGGGAAAGACCCGGTTTGAGAGGAAAATCAGCCTTTTCGGTATGATTTTTGCCCTTCCATGGATTCTTGGTTTGATCCTCTTCAACGTCTATCCGCTGTTCATGTCGGCTTATTACAGCTTCACGAGTTACAGCATTCTGGAGAAGGGTTCCTGGGTGGGATTGCAAAACTACCAAACGCTCTTCAAAGATGAAGTTTTCTGGATCAGTATTTACAATACTTTATATTTCACCTTTATCTATGTTCCGCTCAGCATCGTGTTCGGCGTTAGTCTTGCACTGCTGCTTAATATGAAAATCCGCGGACAAGGTTTTTACAGGACTTTGTTTTTTATCCCGAGCCTCGTGCCGCCGGTTGCAACGACCATTATTTGGATGTGGCTGCTGAATCCGCAGTATGGACTCGTAAACTATTGGCTCGGTGAACTCGGTATCAGTGGGCCTGCCTGGATCGGAAGCGAAGCGTGGTCCAAGCCGTCGCTTATTCTGATGAGCTTGTGGGGCACCGGACAGGCGGTTGTTATATATTTGGCGGGGCTTCAGGATATTCCCCAGGACTACTATGACGCTTCCCATGTGGACGGCGCAAATACATGGCAGCGAGTGCGGCATATTACGCTCCCCCTCTTAACACCGGTTATTTTCTTCAATTTGATAATGGGGACGATAGGAGCGCTGCAGAACTTCGTACTGCCCTTCACGCTCACGAACGGTCAGGGTACGCCGGCTAACTCGATGATGTTTTATGTGATGTACCTGTATACAAACGGGTTCAGTTACTTGAAGATGGGCTATGCTTCCGCAATGGCTTGGATTCTCTTCCTGCTTGTGGTCGTTCTAACCGCCGTAATCTTCCTTTCGCAGAAACGCTGGGTTCATTATCAAGGAAAGGAATAG
- a CDS encoding Gfo/Idh/MocA family protein, whose product MSKIRIGMVGTGGIARLHARQLLELPEVDLTAYADTSEENRQLFAEKFSLRDAVPFSNYSEMLDQSELDAVVICSPHSLHFQQAVDVLGKGLHVLIEKPMTCSSAEAEALIQIANNAGKVMQVSYQRHFQPEFLYIRDVIARGEIGQLTSITASLYQEWRQGTPGSWRQDPTLSGGGFLMDSGSHIIDVLLWTTGLTPLEVKPQLHMHGAPVEIDTFTSIRFAEGAVAGLNLIGFAPCWHETYIFCGENGGIFYENGQITLRRLRQEPVTPVLPKQTTNQDKSFIDAILGRHEVLVPGEFALKVVKLSEMIYRAADYAPGSIVLLEGEQTA is encoded by the coding sequence ATGAGTAAAATTCGCATCGGAATGGTCGGTACAGGAGGCATCGCCCGGCTGCATGCCCGTCAGCTGCTGGAATTGCCCGAAGTGGACCTTACAGCATACGCCGATACAAGCGAAGAGAACAGACAATTGTTCGCTGAAAAATTCAGCCTGAGGGATGCAGTCCCGTTCTCGAATTACAGCGAGATGCTGGATCAGTCCGAGTTGGACGCGGTAGTCATCTGCTCCCCGCATTCCCTGCATTTCCAGCAAGCGGTGGATGTGTTGGGCAAAGGGCTTCATGTCCTCATCGAAAAACCGATGACCTGCTCTTCCGCCGAGGCCGAGGCGCTTATTCAAATTGCGAATAACGCCGGCAAGGTCATGCAGGTATCGTACCAGCGACATTTTCAACCGGAATTTCTATATATCCGGGATGTGATTGCCAGAGGAGAAATCGGCCAACTTACCTCCATTACGGCTTCCTTGTATCAAGAGTGGAGACAGGGGACGCCGGGTTCATGGCGGCAGGACCCGACATTGTCAGGGGGCGGCTTCCTGATGGATTCAGGAAGTCATATCATCGATGTGCTCTTGTGGACGACGGGCCTTACCCCGCTTGAGGTCAAGCCGCAGCTGCATATGCACGGAGCACCCGTTGAGATCGACACCTTCACTTCGATCCGGTTTGCCGAGGGAGCAGTCGCCGGTTTGAATCTGATCGGCTTCGCTCCTTGCTGGCATGAAACCTATATTTTCTGCGGCGAGAACGGCGGAATCTTCTATGAGAACGGACAGATAACGCTGCGCAGACTGCGTCAAGAACCTGTCACACCGGTACTTCCCAAGCAAACGACCAATCAGGATAAAAGCTTTATCGATGCGATTCTCGGACGGCACGAGGTGCTCGTTCCCGGTGAGTTTGCGCTCAAAGTCGTCAAGCTGTCGGAAATGATTTACCGGGCGGCCGATTATGCACCCGGTTCCATTGTCCTGTTGGAAGGTGAGCAAACGGCATGA
- a CDS encoding cation:proton antiporter gives MLVFQLAIILIASKIAGDISVRLGQPSVLGKLLIGIVLGPSILGIISNTEILQELSQIGVILLMFIAGLETDTKEFKRTGKASTYVGIAGIIAPFGLGYLAGAMIGLPPIESVFLGLLLSATSVSISVQALKEMGKLKSKEGTTILGAAVIDDILVIIALAFVMSFAGGDVNLGIVVLKKFLFFAAAGLLAWKAVPWLLKKFAPLRITESVISAALIICFIYAYLAEYAGVAAIIGAYIAGVAISLTAYKHEVFEKVETISYSIFVPVFFTSIGVSAEFTGISENLLLITWLTILAVLSKLIGSALGARLAGFKWMSSFGIGAAMVSRGEVALIIAAIGLEASLLSKEMFAVIVVVVLITTIVTPPMMKIFFNRSV, from the coding sequence ATGCTTGTATTCCAATTAGCCATCATATTAATTGCTTCAAAAATTGCCGGAGATATCAGTGTCAGACTGGGTCAACCTTCCGTTCTGGGCAAGCTGCTCATTGGTATTGTACTGGGACCTTCGATTCTAGGTATTATAAGCAACACGGAAATTCTTCAAGAATTAAGTCAAATCGGTGTAATCCTATTAATGTTTATTGCTGGCTTAGAGACAGATACAAAGGAATTTAAGCGAACAGGGAAGGCTTCAACCTATGTAGGAATCGCAGGGATTATCGCCCCCTTCGGTCTGGGATATTTAGCCGGAGCAATGATAGGTCTGCCTCCAATCGAGTCCGTATTCCTCGGGCTGCTGCTTTCAGCTACAAGTGTCAGCATCTCGGTTCAAGCCCTGAAAGAGATGGGCAAGCTAAAATCAAAAGAGGGCACCACTATATTAGGAGCTGCCGTCATCGATGATATTCTTGTCATAATCGCACTGGCATTTGTCATGAGTTTTGCAGGCGGAGATGTGAATTTGGGAATTGTCGTGCTGAAGAAATTCTTATTCTTTGCTGCAGCAGGTCTTCTTGCCTGGAAGGCGGTTCCTTGGCTGTTGAAAAAATTCGCGCCGCTGCGCATCACAGAGTCGGTCATTTCAGCAGCCCTTATTATTTGTTTCATTTATGCCTATTTAGCCGAATATGCAGGTGTTGCAGCCATTATTGGGGCTTATATCGCCGGAGTCGCAATTAGTCTTACTGCATATAAACATGAGGTTTTTGAAAAGGTGGAAACGATAAGCTATTCGATCTTCGTTCCCGTGTTCTTTACATCGATCGGTGTAAGTGCTGAATTTACGGGCATCTCTGAAAACCTGCTGTTAATTACCTGGTTAACGATATTAGCCGTTCTTTCAAAACTCATTGGCTCTGCTCTGGGAGCAAGGTTGGCCGGGTTTAAATGGATGAGCTCATTCGGAATAGGAGCAGCTATGGTATCTCGCGGTGAAGTGGCTCTAATTATTGCGGCAATCGGGCTGGAAGCAAGTCTCCTTAGTAAAGAAATGTTCGCGGTTATTGTTGTGGTCGTATTGATTACTACGATTGTCACTCCACCCATGATGAAAATATTTTTTAATAGATCGGTTTAA
- a CDS encoding ABC transporter substrate-binding protein, which produces MVIVHRNKKSGKRVGRLLPVTFVLCLVIAMAVTGCSKSGTAGTGGNAGSGTGTGSGSDADAKVTTIDFWFPWAGDYQRDFKKYVVDEFEKKHPEIKVKMTFVETSGSTQASDKLLTAIAGGNPPDVALFDRFLIGSWADKGSLEDLTPYIEASGISPNDYYAPIWKEAVYKDKVYALPWATDTRALYYNKDLMKAAGLDPDSPPKTIQELDQMAEKMFKKGKNGKYESVGFIPWMNQGFLYTQAWNWGGKWEDANGNLTPNDPQNVKALDWMAGYAKKYDVATLTSFSDAVGQTGMNPFWTGEVGFVMDGNWILNDLKKYDIKFNWGVTYMPPAEGYQPTTWAGGWSYIIPKGSKKVDAAWEFVKFVAGKEGTMLWAKRPTAGNDITAMPSVNDELKLQDIPNLKIFIDGVKTGHTRPVTPVGSFLWNETMRVQDLAIHGKGTGQQLLDEVKKNVDNELAKLNSK; this is translated from the coding sequence ATGGTCATCGTTCATAGAAACAAGAAGTCAGGAAAGCGGGTCGGAAGGCTTCTCCCGGTAACTTTTGTGTTATGTCTTGTCATCGCCATGGCGGTTACGGGCTGCTCGAAGAGCGGCACAGCCGGTACAGGCGGCAATGCAGGCTCGGGCACGGGCACGGGCTCGGGATCGGATGCGGACGCGAAGGTGACAACCATTGATTTCTGGTTCCCGTGGGCCGGCGATTATCAGAGGGACTTCAAAAAATATGTTGTCGATGAATTTGAGAAAAAGCATCCGGAGATCAAGGTGAAAATGACGTTTGTCGAGACCTCCGGTTCCACCCAGGCCTCGGACAAACTGCTGACCGCGATTGCGGGCGGTAATCCGCCCGATGTCGCTCTATTCGACCGTTTCCTGATCGGCTCGTGGGCGGACAAGGGTTCCCTGGAAGACTTGACCCCTTACATCGAAGCTTCGGGGATCTCGCCGAATGATTATTACGCGCCGATCTGGAAAGAAGCGGTATATAAGGATAAAGTATACGCGCTTCCCTGGGCTACCGACACCCGTGCTCTCTACTACAACAAAGATTTGATGAAAGCGGCGGGACTAGATCCGGACTCGCCTCCGAAGACGATTCAGGAGCTGGATCAAATGGCCGAGAAGATGTTCAAGAAAGGCAAGAACGGCAAATATGAATCGGTGGGCTTCATTCCGTGGATGAACCAGGGCTTCCTCTACACTCAAGCCTGGAACTGGGGAGGCAAGTGGGAGGACGCGAACGGAAACCTGACGCCTAACGACCCGCAAAATGTGAAGGCGCTGGATTGGATGGCCGGTTACGCGAAGAAGTATGATGTGGCAACCCTGACCAGCTTCTCCGATGCGGTCGGTCAAACCGGTATGAACCCGTTCTGGACAGGTGAGGTTGGCTTCGTAATGGACGGAAACTGGATCCTGAACGACTTGAAGAAGTATGATATCAAGTTTAACTGGGGCGTCACGTATATGCCGCCCGCCGAAGGGTATCAACCGACTACATGGGCCGGCGGATGGTCCTACATTATTCCAAAAGGCTCAAAGAAGGTGGATGCTGCATGGGAGTTCGTTAAATTCGTTGCTGGCAAAGAGGGAACTATGCTGTGGGCAAAACGTCCGACTGCAGGCAACGATATAACGGCGATGCCTTCCGTTAACGACGAACTGAAGCTGCAGGATATTCCGAACCTGAAGATTTTCATCGACGGGGTGAAAACAGGTCATACAAGGCCGGTTACACCGGTAGGCTCCTTCCTCTGGAATGAGACGATGAGGGTGCAGGATTTGGCCATACACGGTAAAGGAACCGGTCAGCAGCTGCTTGATGAAGTCAAGAAGAATGTCGACAACGAGCTGGCCAAGCTGAACAGCAAATAA
- a CDS encoding response regulator, with amino-acid sequence MYSLLIVDDEKWVRQGLRSSVDWLSEGIKVLGDAEDGEQALKMIEEETPDIIITDIRMPGMDGMDLLEWIQTRNLHTKVIMISGYSDFSYAHKALRYGACDYVLKPIEETLLLASVRKCVERLGNENIKHRQIEQMSHRIRESLPLARQLYLEKLLSGDKSSIGTIETMWEALNIDLNPARLKVICIQVYHWGSVIKEPKDRSIIRYALSNIAQELSLQAGKSLACPLDKFDCVDAVVIYSPSSQADIENDILLTDFLNKLIESARLYLGIGINIGISRERTGTMLPKSFQEAIWSGGYAFYFGYGKAYDASKLPAASDDSRLQRPYQGPAGWSVRFVQAIKAAKEDTLREVVEELIRHMAESSDSYQPLVLREGLIALLDEAALRVKESYLTVPDSNDAMRTRLSIPYCSLAQLQEELMAVLLPFRQAYCSLGNRKRVIELALTYIEAHYSEGISMNTVAEHLYINPSYFSKIFHEEMNVTFSKYLLWLRLKKAKKLLNETNLKIYEIAEQVGYNDFRHFAKMFKEQEGMTPAQYRNSGIQ; translated from the coding sequence ATGTATTCCTTGCTCATTGTCGATGATGAAAAATGGGTTCGCCAGGGATTGCGCTCCTCTGTGGATTGGCTCTCCGAAGGTATTAAAGTATTGGGTGATGCGGAAGACGGCGAGCAAGCATTAAAGATGATCGAGGAAGAAACGCCCGATATTATCATCACGGACATTCGAATGCCGGGAATGGACGGCATGGATCTGCTCGAGTGGATCCAAACGCGTAATCTTCATACGAAAGTCATCATGATAAGCGGATACAGCGATTTCAGCTATGCGCATAAGGCTCTCAGGTATGGCGCCTGCGATTATGTGTTAAAACCTATCGAGGAGACTCTATTACTTGCCAGCGTGCGCAAATGTGTGGAGAGGCTCGGAAACGAGAACATCAAGCATCGCCAAATCGAGCAGATGTCGCACAGGATCAGGGAAAGCTTGCCGCTTGCTCGCCAGCTTTATCTCGAAAAGCTGTTATCTGGGGATAAGTCTTCCATTGGAACTATAGAGACGATGTGGGAAGCATTGAATATCGACCTTAACCCCGCCCGATTGAAGGTCATTTGCATACAGGTTTACCATTGGGGCTCCGTAATAAAAGAACCGAAGGACCGTTCTATAATCCGTTATGCGCTTAGTAATATTGCTCAGGAATTGAGCCTTCAAGCCGGGAAGTCGCTGGCATGCCCCCTGGACAAATTCGACTGCGTGGATGCGGTCGTCATTTACTCCCCTTCATCCCAAGCGGATATTGAGAATGATATCTTGTTAACCGATTTCCTGAATAAATTGATCGAATCGGCCCGGCTCTACTTGGGAATTGGCATTAATATCGGCATAAGCAGGGAAAGAACAGGAACTATGCTCCCGAAGTCATTTCAAGAAGCGATTTGGTCCGGCGGGTATGCCTTTTATTTCGGTTACGGCAAAGCTTACGATGCCTCCAAGCTGCCGGCAGCATCCGACGACTCCCGCCTGCAGCGGCCATATCAAGGACCGGCAGGCTGGAGCGTCCGGTTCGTACAGGCGATCAAGGCTGCCAAGGAAGACACTCTGCGGGAAGTAGTCGAGGAGCTCATCAGGCATATGGCGGAGAGCAGTGATTCCTATCAGCCTCTTGTTCTGCGTGAAGGATTGATAGCATTGCTGGATGAGGCGGCATTGAGGGTGAAGGAAAGCTATCTGACCGTACCGGACTCCAATGATGCGATGCGCACACGATTATCCATTCCATATTGTTCCCTGGCTCAGCTCCAAGAAGAGCTTATGGCTGTGCTGCTTCCATTCCGGCAGGCATACTGCAGCCTTGGCAACCGCAAGAGAGTAATCGAACTGGCGCTTACCTATATCGAAGCTCATTACTCCGAAGGGATTTCGATGAACACGGTTGCCGAACACCTCTACATTAACCCTTCTTATTTCAGCAAAATCTTCCACGAGGAAATGAATGTAACGTTCAGCAAATATCTGCTGTGGCTTCGGCTGAAAAAAGCAAAGAAGCTGTTGAACGAAACGAATTTGAAAATATACGAAATCGCCGAGCAGGTCGGATACAACGATTTTCGGCATTTTGCCAAAATGTTCAAGGAACAGGAAGGCATGACGCCCGCTCAATACAGGAATTCAGGCATCCAATAA
- a CDS encoding sensor histidine kinase, whose translation MEMKSYFKLSSLGFKLFALYFVSMSISLIIMGYFSYEKSKEIIRTKVSLSALQTIDQANRHLDLLLEDYANRSNLVFGYKNIQKGILGDFQDTYEQGSNMKQIMSFMSNLVNVKNDMLNIYILGEYAASYRYSNNGFAELPPATQSQRSQAWYKEIEQAGGQIVWYGIRPSFIQQMNETGNGQVFMLGRAIKDLDGRNDIIGVLIMEFDPVTIQSFLSDIDFQVNGSTLLVDSGNAVVSDFNQRNQFRSSLTLPDQAHGVLHNMLGGKEMLTVFDRSRVNDWKLVGMAPVKELVKDSGEIGLYTLYLVLGFMAVSILLALIVARQMYKPVKMLLQSMRRVREGDFEVQISEGRKDEFGILFLGFNVMVSRIKSLIDEVYIQKLLKKETQLKMMSSQINAHFLYNTLDSIHWISRIYKADEISTMIFGLSKYLRISLSEGKEFVTVKEVSELLESYLQIQKVRYQDKFTVHMEIDPSLHYDRVLKYIFQPLVENAIYHGIEKKKEKGRLDIVWRRKGSAASCFEITDDGIGIHPGKLEEIREVLENEEMLGEHNFALKNINSQIKLAYGKEYGLTIESEYGRSTKVSLTIPLK comes from the coding sequence ATGGAGATGAAATCCTATTTCAAGCTGTCCTCATTAGGCTTTAAGCTCTTCGCCCTCTATTTTGTCAGTATGTCCATCTCGCTGATTATCATGGGATATTTCTCCTACGAGAAATCCAAGGAAATCATCCGTACCAAAGTCTCGCTGTCAGCACTGCAAACGATCGATCAGGCAAACAGGCACCTTGATCTGCTTTTGGAGGATTACGCCAACCGGTCGAACCTTGTTTTCGGCTATAAGAACATACAGAAAGGAATTCTCGGGGATTTCCAGGACACTTATGAGCAAGGGAGCAATATGAAACAAATCATGAGCTTTATGTCCAATCTCGTCAATGTCAAGAACGACATGCTGAATATTTACATTTTGGGGGAGTATGCGGCTTCTTACCGCTATTCGAATAATGGATTTGCGGAGCTTCCGCCAGCTACCCAAAGCCAGCGTTCACAAGCCTGGTATAAAGAAATTGAGCAGGCGGGCGGACAAATTGTCTGGTATGGCATTCGGCCGTCCTTTATTCAGCAGATGAACGAAACCGGCAATGGGCAGGTGTTCATGCTTGGGAGGGCAATCAAAGACCTGGACGGGAGAAACGATATAATCGGGGTGCTCATTATGGAGTTCGACCCGGTGACAATTCAAAGCTTCTTATCGGACATCGATTTTCAAGTGAATGGCAGCACGCTTCTGGTCGATTCCGGGAATGCCGTCGTCTCGGATTTCAATCAACGTAACCAATTTCGTTCAAGCTTGACGCTTCCGGATCAGGCACACGGAGTACTGCACAACATGCTCGGCGGAAAAGAGATGCTCACGGTGTTCGACCGGTCGCGAGTGAACGATTGGAAGCTCGTGGGCATGGCGCCGGTCAAAGAGCTTGTGAAGGACAGCGGGGAAATCGGATTATACACCCTCTACCTGGTGCTTGGTTTTATGGCGGTATCGATACTGCTTGCTCTGATCGTCGCTAGACAAATGTACAAGCCTGTGAAGATGCTGCTCCAGTCCATGCGCAGAGTAAGGGAAGGAGACTTCGAGGTGCAGATTAGTGAAGGGAGGAAGGATGAATTCGGCATCCTCTTTCTGGGCTTCAATGTCATGGTATCCAGGATCAAGAGCCTTATAGATGAAGTGTATATTCAAAAGTTATTGAAGAAAGAAACGCAATTAAAGATGATGTCCTCCCAAATCAACGCGCATTTTCTTTACAATACGCTGGATTCGATTCACTGGATTTCGCGTATCTACAAGGCGGATGAAATCAGCACCATGATATTCGGTCTGTCGAAATATTTGCGCATCAGTTTAAGCGAAGGCAAAGAGTTTGTGACGGTTAAAGAAGTTTCCGAACTGCTGGAGAGCTATCTGCAAATTCAAAAGGTCCGCTACCAGGATAAGTTCACCGTTCATATGGAAATCGATCCGTCGCTGCATTATGACAGAGTACTCAAATATATTTTTCAGCCGCTGGTTGAGAACGCCATTTACCACGGAATTGAGAAGAAGAAAGAGAAGGGACGGCTGGATATCGTATGGAGGAGAAAAGGCAGCGCTGCCTCCTGCTTCGAGATTACGGATGACGGAATCGGCATTCATCCCGGTAAGCTGGAAGAGATCCGGGAGGTATTGGAAAACGAAGAAATGCTGGGCGAACATAACTTCGCACTCAAGAATATCAACAGTCAAATTAAATTGGCTTACGGCAAAGAATACGGTTTGACGATAGAAAGCGAATACGGACGCAGCACCAAGGTATCGCTTACTATCCCGTTAAAGTGA
- a CDS encoding carbohydrate ABC transporter permease, which translates to MDGSQSAGRMQKMSAHFFLIIVGAFFLSPFLWMLSTSLKANNELFVWPPKWIPDVMHWSNYPDAINYIPFFMYLYNTLAIAGLATLGVLFSCPLVAYSLARVPWKGAKPLFAVTLMVMMMPYQVTMIPIFIAFKNFGWVGTNIPLWLPAFFGAPFFIFLLRQFFMGLPKELEDAARIDGAAELRIYWQIMLPLCKPALLTIALFQFMGSWTDYQGPLIYLSEESQYTLMLGMQAFKSQHGAEWQMMMATLVMITLPIIIIYFLVQKAFIRGITFSGIK; encoded by the coding sequence ATGGATGGAAGCCAATCAGCGGGCAGAATGCAAAAAATGTCCGCGCACTTTTTTCTGATTATCGTCGGTGCCTTTTTCCTATCTCCTTTCTTATGGATGCTGTCCACTTCGCTTAAAGCGAACAATGAGTTGTTCGTATGGCCGCCCAAATGGATACCGGACGTCATGCATTGGAGCAATTATCCGGACGCAATCAATTATATTCCTTTCTTTATGTATCTCTACAACACTCTGGCAATTGCCGGACTCGCAACGCTTGGGGTACTGTTCTCCTGCCCTCTTGTCGCATACAGTCTCGCAAGGGTTCCATGGAAGGGGGCAAAGCCGCTGTTCGCGGTGACTCTTATGGTTATGATGATGCCCTACCAAGTGACCATGATTCCCATCTTCATCGCCTTCAAAAATTTCGGCTGGGTCGGCACGAATATTCCGCTCTGGCTTCCTGCTTTTTTCGGAGCGCCGTTCTTTATTTTTCTGCTGCGCCAATTTTTCATGGGCTTGCCGAAGGAGCTTGAAGACGCAGCGCGGATCGACGGTGCTGCCGAGCTGAGAATTTATTGGCAGATCATGCTTCCATTATGCAAGCCGGCATTGCTGACAATAGCGTTGTTCCAATTTATGGGCAGCTGGACGGACTATCAAGGACCGCTCATTTATTTGTCGGAGGAGTCTCAGTATACGTTGATGCTCGGCATGCAGGCGTTCAAATCCCAGCATGGAGCAGAGTGGCAGATGATGATGGCCACCCTTGTTATGATTACGCTGCCGATTATTATCATATATTTCTTAGTGCAGAAAGCTTTTATACGGGGAATCACATTCTCCGGAATCAAATAA
- a CDS encoding S9 family peptidase, with product MEQILKLPFKLEIDKDLVLHGDVTMLDHDREKPVVMLVHGFKGFKDWGFFPYLSEQLALRGYAAISFNFSCSGVGQRDFDELVKFGKNTYSREQADLHFLMSQLRAGELPLSGRFDRERIALLGHSRGGGNSILYASEHPEFKAVVTWNGIADADLFDETFRKEVISSGVGYVTNARTKQEMPIESSFFEDLDFNAERFNIIDAIAKLPIPVLTVQGDRDSERLVKGHERLREASPNQEHFVISGANHTFGTVHPFIGPTDHLNSAIELTVNFLNKHVLKGY from the coding sequence ATGGAACAAATTTTAAAACTGCCGTTTAAACTGGAAATTGACAAGGATCTGGTCCTTCACGGGGACGTCACTATGCTTGATCATGACCGGGAAAAGCCTGTAGTTATGCTGGTTCACGGCTTTAAAGGGTTCAAGGATTGGGGATTCTTTCCTTACCTTTCTGAGCAACTGGCTCTCAGAGGATATGCAGCTATATCGTTTAATTTCTCATGCAGCGGTGTCGGGCAACGGGACTTTGACGAATTGGTCAAGTTCGGGAAGAACACATATTCCCGCGAGCAGGCGGATCTTCACTTTCTGATGTCTCAATTGCGCGCTGGCGAGCTGCCTTTATCAGGCCGGTTCGACCGCGAACGAATAGCTCTGCTTGGCCACAGCAGGGGAGGGGGAAACAGCATTCTGTATGCGTCCGAACATCCGGAATTCAAAGCTGTCGTTACCTGGAACGGTATAGCCGATGCGGATTTGTTTGATGAGACGTTCCGCAAGGAAGTGATTAGTAGTGGAGTAGGCTATGTGACGAATGCCAGAACTAAACAGGAGATGCCGATTGAATCGTCATTCTTCGAGGATTTGGACTTTAATGCGGAGCGGTTCAACATCATTGATGCGATAGCGAAGCTGCCGATTCCCGTACTGACCGTGCAGGGAGACCGAGATTCAGAACGTCTCGTGAAGGGGCATGAAAGGCTTCGGGAGGCTTCTCCCAATCAAGAGCACTTCGTCATCAGCGGGGCAAATCATACTTTCGGAACGGTTCATCCATTCATTGGCCCAACTGATCATTTGAATTCGGCGATAGAACTTACAGTTAACTTCCTGAATAAGCATGTTCTGAAGGGATATTAA
- a CDS encoding NADH:flavin oxidoreductase, whose product MKNENSSKHESAVLSLFEPFELGSMKLESRIVMAPMTRGFSPNGVPGQDVADYYRRRAENGVGLIITEGTLIDHPAAGANPNWPNFHGKDALSGWEQVAAAVHEAGGKIIPQLWHVGTTRKIGSLPNPGSLPVGPSGLDPLGDKVSEPLTEQEITHLVDAYARAAADAKRIGFDGIELHGAHGYLIDQFFWDKTNRRTDRYGGGIVERTRFAVEIIQACRQAVGPDFPIVFRFSQWKGTDYTAKLVETPEELSLFLAPLAEAGVDVFHCSTRRFWEPEFEGSDLNLAGWTKKLTGKPTITVGSVGLDAEFTSLFKGGGGSNTVNLDGLIDRFEKGEFDLVAVGRALLNDPEWARKIQEGRTDELAAFMPESIKTLV is encoded by the coding sequence ATGAAAAATGAAAATTCTTCAAAGCATGAATCGGCGGTACTCTCTTTGTTTGAACCTTTTGAATTGGGAAGCATGAAATTGGAGAGCCGCATTGTGATGGCGCCTATGACCCGCGGCTTCTCTCCGAACGGAGTTCCGGGCCAGGATGTAGCCGATTATTACCGCCGCAGGGCGGAGAATGGCGTAGGCCTGATCATTACCGAGGGAACGCTGATTGATCATCCGGCTGCCGGAGCCAACCCGAATTGGCCGAATTTCCACGGCAAGGACGCGCTGAGCGGTTGGGAACAGGTTGCTGCTGCCGTTCATGAGGCCGGCGGTAAAATTATCCCGCAGCTGTGGCATGTAGGTACGACCCGCAAGATCGGCAGTTTACCGAATCCAGGCTCGCTTCCCGTCGGTCCTTCCGGCCTTGACCCGTTGGGCGATAAGGTCTCGGAGCCTTTAACCGAACAGGAAATAACCCATCTTGTCGATGCTTACGCTCGGGCTGCAGCCGACGCCAAGCGAATCGGCTTTGACGGGATTGAACTTCACGGCGCTCACGGTTACTTGATCGACCAATTTTTCTGGGACAAAACGAACCGCCGAACAGATCGTTATGGAGGCGGTATCGTCGAACGCACCCGTTTCGCGGTGGAAATCATACAGGCCTGCAGGCAGGCAGTGGGTCCGGATTTCCCAATCGTCTTCCGGTTTTCGCAGTGGAAGGGGACCGATTACACGGCTAAATTGGTTGAAACGCCTGAAGAGCTGTCCCTGTTCCTCGCTCCGCTTGCCGAGGCCGGCGTTGATGTATTTCACTGTTCAACCAGGCGTTTCTGGGAGCCTGAGTTTGAAGGCTCCGATCTGAATCTTGCGGGGTGGACCAAGAAGCTCACGGGTAAGCCCACAATTACGGTAGGCTCCGTCGGACTTGATGCCGAATTTACGAGTCTATTTAAGGGAGGCGGAGGTTCAAATACAGTTAATCTCGATGGTTTGATCGATAGATTCGAGAAAGGCGAGTTCGATTTGGTTGCGGTAGGACGGGCCCTTCTCAATGACCCCGAATGGGCTAGAAAAATTCAAGAAGGCCGAACCGATGAATTGGCTGCTTTTATGCCGGAATCGATCAAAACCTTGGTATAG